The following proteins are co-located in the Polystyrenella longa genome:
- a CDS encoding endonuclease/exonuclease/phosphatase family protein, translating to MLKEQLQNQEWWQNKYLWAAIPVLTWGVIQGVDRQPADPVTPIVLKNQDRCEPLERESVRLGTFNIHGFKGRDGVADILRTEKSLAELDLVVLQEAHGTPFDIWQDDVTELGEQMQMASCFAATEERYWGESFGNGLVTKIPLNQIWRIPLQGTQGRKFRNALVTCFELEGERVNLISVHLDKRQDQATQLEAVIELFRSVSAPAILLGDFNARVDNLQISALIHADDVDEVISGDQHPSDKGVDWIFTRGLRARQAEVRELGASDHPVLCGEFEIIREDDPATTPVQVTHVLPDGSRVN from the coding sequence ATGCTAAAAGAACAGTTGCAGAATCAGGAATGGTGGCAAAACAAATATCTGTGGGCGGCGATCCCCGTTCTAACATGGGGAGTTATTCAAGGAGTTGACCGGCAACCGGCAGACCCGGTGACTCCAATTGTGCTGAAGAATCAGGATCGATGCGAGCCGCTGGAACGAGAATCGGTTCGGTTGGGAACTTTCAATATCCATGGTTTCAAAGGCCGCGATGGGGTCGCTGATATTTTGCGAACGGAGAAGTCACTCGCAGAACTCGATCTGGTTGTATTGCAGGAGGCTCATGGAACGCCATTTGATATCTGGCAGGATGACGTAACGGAATTGGGCGAACAGATGCAGATGGCGTCTTGTTTTGCCGCCACAGAAGAGCGGTACTGGGGCGAGTCGTTTGGGAATGGACTCGTTACGAAAATTCCATTGAACCAAATCTGGCGTATTCCCCTACAGGGAACCCAAGGACGAAAGTTCCGCAATGCCCTGGTCACCTGCTTTGAATTAGAGGGTGAGCGAGTCAATCTGATCTCGGTTCATCTCGATAAACGACAGGATCAAGCAACTCAATTGGAAGCTGTTATCGAACTGTTCCGCTCGGTATCGGCCCCTGCGATATTATTGGGAGACTTCAATGCTCGCGTCGATAATCTACAGATAAGTGCATTGATCCACGCGGATGATGTTGATGAAGTTATCAGTGGCGATCAACATCCGTCAGACAAGGGCGTCGACTGGATATTTACTCGTGGATTGCGTGCCCGTCAGGCTGAAGTTCGCGAATTGGGAGCCTCTGATCATCCTGTTCTGTGCGGAGAATTCGAAATCATTCGTGAAGACGATCCAGCAACGACTCCCGTTCAGGTAACCCATGTACTGCCTGACGGATCACGCGTCAACTAA
- a CDS encoding DMT family transporter, whose product MNAPLHRESPPRMTFTAVLLTLSICLLWGGNPVAVQFAAKNLPPLLIASIRFLLATGFMYFWCRLGGHRISITRQQLPYVVGGGILLFVQIGLFHLGIARTSSSHATLLINTYVFWVMVLESYLLRAALLSRWKISGLILAAIGVVIIILSSLGQKEQLDQPTLRGDVLLAFSGLMLALKILLTKAAMPKIASSPFIFWHDLIGMSLLVIASLTFETWPGMEAFDMVSCVSLAYQGLCVAGFCFGMQAYLLQKYSATSISVFSFTSPIFGVMLGVAIRGDEFSVWFGLAALLVAGGIYLVNRPD is encoded by the coding sequence ATGAATGCACCTTTGCATCGCGAATCTCCTCCCCGCATGACTTTCACGGCCGTTCTACTGACGTTGTCGATTTGTCTGTTGTGGGGTGGAAACCCGGTCGCAGTTCAATTTGCGGCTAAAAATCTGCCGCCATTATTAATCGCCAGTATTCGATTTCTACTGGCAACCGGGTTCATGTACTTCTGGTGTCGGCTGGGTGGTCATCGGATCAGTATTACCCGTCAGCAATTACCCTATGTTGTGGGGGGCGGTATTCTACTGTTCGTCCAGATTGGATTATTCCACCTGGGAATTGCCCGAACGTCCTCTTCTCATGCAACACTCCTGATTAATACGTACGTATTCTGGGTGATGGTTTTAGAATCATACTTACTACGCGCTGCGTTGCTTTCCCGTTGGAAAATTTCCGGTTTGATACTGGCTGCGATTGGAGTGGTCATCATCATTCTGTCGAGTCTGGGACAGAAAGAGCAGTTGGATCAACCAACCCTACGGGGGGATGTACTACTTGCATTCAGCGGATTGATGTTGGCCCTGAAAATTCTACTGACCAAAGCCGCGATGCCCAAAATTGCTTCGTCTCCCTTCATTTTCTGGCACGACCTTATCGGGATGTCGTTATTGGTCATCGCCAGTTTGACGTTTGAGACATGGCCCGGAATGGAGGCCTTTGACATGGTCTCCTGTGTGAGTCTGGCTTATCAGGGCTTATGCGTCGCCGGATTCTGTTTTGGAATGCAGGCCTATCTGTTGCAGAAGTACTCGGCCACCAGTATTTCGGTGTTCAGTTTTACCTCGCCGATCTTCGGGGTCATGCTGGGTGTGGCGATCCGCGGGGATGAATTCTCCGTCTGGTTTGGACTGGCGGCATTGCTGGTGGCGGGCGGAATTTACCTGGTCAACCGACCCGATTAG